One window from the genome of Sphaerotilus microaerophilus encodes:
- a CDS encoding AraC family transcriptional regulator, whose protein sequence is MPAKPRHLPRQTRPEREHDYVRSPDLGYEAPEETGVVRCLSHGFPTPLARWHYHDEYELHLIVATSGKAFVGDWIGQFQPGHLVLTGPRLPHNWVSMDMPEGCVEQRDLVIQFPHEPLVNAAAVIPELAEVLPLLERARHGIEFFGEGERAQQHWQRVKGARGARRFAAFCDFLADLAACTDYRLLSIVQLQSEDDDASLDQIDAVVSRITDHLSQPFSAGDIAAELGMSESRFSRFFRRATGNTFTDFVNRVRVNRACQLLMESDKLITHICYEVGFNNVANFNRRFLEIKGMTPSEFRRQAESRFGTVMG, encoded by the coding sequence ATGCCTGCCAAGCCCCGCCACCTGCCCCGCCAGACCCGGCCCGAGCGGGAGCACGACTACGTCCGCTCGCCCGACCTGGGCTACGAGGCGCCGGAAGAGACCGGCGTGGTGCGCTGCCTGTCGCACGGCTTCCCCACCCCGCTGGCGCGCTGGCACTACCACGACGAGTACGAGCTGCACCTGATCGTCGCCACGTCGGGCAAGGCCTTCGTCGGCGACTGGATCGGCCAGTTCCAGCCCGGCCACCTGGTGCTGACGGGGCCGCGGCTGCCGCACAACTGGGTGTCGATGGACATGCCCGAGGGCTGCGTCGAGCAGCGCGACCTGGTGATCCAGTTCCCGCACGAGCCGCTGGTCAACGCCGCGGCGGTCATTCCCGAGCTGGCCGAGGTGCTGCCGCTGCTGGAGCGCGCGCGCCACGGCATCGAGTTCTTCGGCGAGGGCGAGCGTGCCCAGCAGCACTGGCAGCGCGTCAAGGGCGCACGCGGGGCGCGGCGCTTTGCGGCCTTCTGCGACTTCCTGGCCGACCTCGCGGCCTGCACGGACTACCGGCTGCTGTCGATCGTGCAGCTGCAGAGCGAGGACGACGACGCCTCGCTCGACCAGATCGACGCCGTGGTCAGCCGCATCACCGACCACCTCTCGCAGCCCTTCAGCGCTGGCGACATCGCCGCCGAGCTGGGCATGAGCGAGAGCCGCTTCTCGCGCTTCTTCCGCCGTGCCACCGGCAACACCTTCACCGACTTCGTCAACCGGGTGCGCGTCAACCGCGCCTGCCAGCTGCTGATGGAGAGCGACAAGCTCATCACCCACATCTGCTACGAGGTCGGCTTCAACAACGTCGCCAACTTCAACCGCCGCTTCCTGGAAATCAAGGGCATGACGCCCAGCGAGTTCCGCCGGCAGGCGGAATCGCGCTTTGGCACGGTGATGGGGTGA
- the dalD gene encoding D-arabinitol 4-dehydrogenase yields MNVILHLGLGSFHRAHLAVYLHELIQTGDASWQLAGGNTRPDMADTIAALAAQGGAYTLETISPAGEHRYTRITSIRRVIPYTPDLAGLIAQGASADTKIISFTVTEAGYYLDAKNRLDLDTFTDLRADLDAARAGQLVQTGSTIYGALTAILRARRASGAGPVTLLNCDNLRHNGERSRGGLLQFIELVGDAALLDWVKANTSSPNAMVDRITPRPTPDVCERVLAATGVDDPAALMGESFIQWVIEENFIAGRPAWEKVGVEMVPSVDAYEEAKIRLLNATHSCIAWAGTLVGTLYIHEGTHDPVIRQFAYDYVTDDVIPVLDTPEKPCPLNLPTYRDVVLDRFGNPAIRDTNQRVAMDGFSKIPGFIAPTIRERLARGETIDSVAMLPALFLAYLQRWHAGQIAYTYQDQAMDPAVAHAICDAADPVAAFCADRPLWGDLAGDARLVDALRRASARVAQFVATHRASQG; encoded by the coding sequence ATGAACGTCATCCTGCACCTCGGCCTGGGTTCGTTCCACCGGGCCCACCTGGCCGTCTACCTGCACGAGCTGATCCAGACCGGCGATGCCTCCTGGCAACTGGCCGGCGGCAACACCCGCCCGGACATGGCCGACACCATCGCCGCATTGGCTGCCCAGGGCGGCGCCTACACGCTGGAGACCATCTCCCCGGCCGGCGAGCACCGCTACACGCGCATCACCTCCATCCGCCGGGTGATTCCGTACACGCCGGACCTGGCCGGGCTGATCGCCCAGGGCGCCAGCGCCGACACCAAGATCATCAGCTTCACCGTCACCGAGGCGGGCTACTACCTCGACGCGAAGAACCGGCTCGACCTGGACACCTTCACCGACCTGCGGGCCGATCTGGATGCGGCCCGCGCGGGCCAATTGGTGCAGACGGGCTCCACCATCTACGGCGCGCTCACCGCCATCCTGCGTGCGCGCAGGGCCAGTGGCGCTGGTCCCGTCACGCTGCTGAACTGCGACAACCTGCGCCACAACGGCGAGCGCTCGCGCGGCGGCCTGCTGCAGTTCATCGAACTCGTCGGCGACGCCGCCCTGCTGGACTGGGTGAAGGCGAACACCTCGAGTCCCAACGCGATGGTGGACCGCATCACCCCGCGGCCGACGCCCGACGTGTGTGAGCGCGTGCTGGCCGCCACCGGCGTGGACGACCCCGCCGCGCTGATGGGTGAGAGCTTCATCCAGTGGGTGATCGAGGAGAACTTCATCGCCGGGCGGCCCGCCTGGGAGAAGGTGGGCGTCGAGATGGTGCCCTCCGTGGACGCCTACGAGGAGGCCAAGATCCGCCTGCTCAACGCCACGCACTCGTGCATCGCCTGGGCCGGCACGCTGGTGGGCACCCTCTACATCCACGAGGGCACGCACGACCCGGTGATCCGCCAGTTCGCCTACGACTACGTCACCGACGACGTGATCCCGGTGCTGGACACGCCCGAGAAGCCCTGCCCGCTGAACCTGCCGACCTACCGCGACGTGGTGCTGGACCGCTTCGGCAACCCCGCCATCCGCGACACCAACCAGCGCGTCGCGATGGACGGCTTCAGCAAGATCCCCGGCTTCATCGCGCCGACCATCCGCGAGCGCCTGGCCCGTGGCGAAACCATCGACAGCGTGGCGATGCTGCCCGCGCTTTTCCTGGCCTACCTGCAGCGCTGGCACGCCGGGCAGATCGCCTACACCTACCAGGACCAGGCGATGGACCCGGCCGTGGCCCACGCGATCTGTGACGCCGCCGACCCGGTGGCCGCCTTCTGCGCCGACCGCCCGCTCTGGGGCGACCTGGCCGGCGATGCCCGGTTGGTCGATGCGCTGCGCCGTGCCAGTGCGCGGGTGGCGCAGTTCGTTGCCACCCATCGCGCCAGCCAAGGCTGA
- a CDS encoding SDR family oxidoreductase — protein MTQTPQPFAGQVAAVTGAASGIGRASAEALLAGGARVVLVDRNAQALTALCEQLGEAAMPLALDLLDAAQCRSLLPRVLELAGRLDIFHANAGLYLGGDLVDADTDAIDRMLNLNVNVVMKNVRDVLPHMIERGCGDIIVTSSLAAHYPTPWEPVYASSKWAIDCFVQTTRRQVFKHGIRVGAISPGPVVTALIADWPAEKLAEARATGSLIEPTEVAEVITFMLTRPRGMTIRDVVMLPTNFDL, from the coding sequence ATGACCCAGACTCCCCAACCCTTTGCTGGCCAGGTGGCCGCCGTGACGGGCGCCGCTTCCGGCATCGGCCGCGCCAGCGCCGAGGCCCTGCTTGCCGGTGGTGCCCGCGTGGTGCTGGTCGACCGCAACGCCCAGGCCCTCACCGCGCTCTGCGAGCAGCTCGGCGAAGCCGCGATGCCGCTGGCGCTGGACCTGCTTGACGCCGCGCAGTGCCGGTCGCTGCTGCCGCGCGTGCTCGAACTCGCCGGCCGGCTCGACATCTTCCACGCCAACGCCGGCCTGTACCTCGGCGGTGACTTGGTGGATGCGGATACCGACGCGATCGACCGCATGCTGAACCTGAACGTCAACGTCGTGATGAAGAACGTGCGCGACGTGCTGCCGCACATGATCGAGCGCGGCTGCGGCGACATCATCGTCACCAGCTCGCTGGCCGCGCACTACCCGACGCCCTGGGAGCCGGTCTACGCCTCGTCCAAGTGGGCGATCGACTGCTTCGTGCAGACCACGCGGCGCCAGGTCTTCAAGCACGGCATCCGCGTGGGCGCCATCTCGCCGGGCCCGGTGGTGACGGCGCTGATCGCCGACTGGCCGGCCGAGAAACTCGCCGAAGCGCGCGCCACAGGCAGCCTGATCGAGCCCACCGAGGTGGCCGAGGTGATCACCTTCATGCTCACCCGGCCTCGCGGCATGACGATCCGCGACGTGGTGATGCTGCCGACAAACTTCGACCTCTGA
- a CDS encoding ABC transporter ATP-binding protein, with translation MAFLQLKGVEKYFGDLRAIKGIDLAIERGEFIVFVGPSGCGKSTLLRLIAGLEHIDGGSLMLDGRDITDAPSSKRDLAMVFQSYALYPHMSVYENMSFALKLAKEDPAVIREKVERAAQILNLTPYLQRTPRALSGGQRQRVAIGRAIVRAPKVFLFDEPLSNLDAALRGQTRVEIAKLHRDLGATTIYVTHDQIEAMTLADRIVVLRDGQIEQVGTPLELYDRPANQFVAQFIGSPQMNVIEGRHLPTVPEVPAGGFVGLRPEDVTVQPAAQAAAGGLPGTVELVESLGAETLIYVATDSGAQIVARQATRTALHNGDRVGIFVEAANAHRFDAQGRAARAG, from the coding sequence ATGGCCTTCCTGCAACTGAAGGGCGTCGAGAAGTACTTCGGCGACTTGCGCGCGATCAAGGGCATCGACCTGGCCATCGAGCGCGGCGAATTCATCGTCTTCGTCGGCCCCTCGGGCTGCGGCAAGTCCACGCTGCTGCGCCTGATCGCCGGGCTGGAGCACATCGACGGCGGCTCGCTGATGCTCGACGGGCGCGACATCACCGATGCGCCCTCGTCCAAGCGCGACCTGGCGATGGTGTTCCAGAGCTACGCGCTGTACCCGCACATGAGCGTGTACGAGAACATGAGCTTCGCGCTCAAGCTGGCCAAGGAGGACCCGGCGGTCATCCGCGAGAAGGTCGAGCGCGCCGCGCAGATCCTCAACCTCACACCCTACCTGCAGCGCACGCCGCGTGCGCTGTCGGGCGGCCAGCGCCAGCGCGTGGCGATCGGCCGCGCCATCGTGCGTGCGCCGAAGGTCTTCCTGTTCGACGAGCCGCTGTCCAACCTGGACGCCGCGCTGCGCGGCCAGACCCGGGTGGAGATCGCCAAGCTGCACCGCGACCTGGGCGCCACGACCATCTACGTCACCCACGACCAGATCGAGGCGATGACGTTGGCCGACCGCATCGTGGTGCTGCGCGACGGCCAGATCGAGCAGGTGGGCACGCCGCTGGAGCTGTACGACCGGCCGGCCAACCAGTTCGTCGCCCAGTTCATCGGCTCGCCGCAGATGAACGTCATCGAAGGCCGCCACCTGCCCACTGTGCCGGAGGTGCCGGCCGGCGGCTTCGTCGGGCTGCGCCCGGAGGATGTAACCGTTCAGCCGGCCGCCCAGGCAGCGGCGGGCGGCCTGCCGGGCACCGTGGAGCTGGTCGAGTCGCTTGGCGCCGAGACGCTGATCTACGTGGCCACCGACAGCGGCGCGCAGATCGTCGCGCGCCAGGCCACGCGCACGGCGCTGCACAACGGCGACCGCGTCGGCATCTTCGTCGAGGCCGCCAATGCCCACCGCTTTGATGCGCAGGGCCGCGCTGCCCGCGCCGGCTGA
- a CDS encoding carbohydrate ABC transporter permease: MSRSKSFSPALVARTLIAWAVTLLVFFPLGWLFLTAFKTELQAIAVPPEIFFTPTLENFHEVQDRSDYLLYAQNSLITSVVSTLLGLAIAAPAAYSMAFFRSPKTRDILMWMLSTKMMPAVGALVPIYVLAQKSALLDTQLGLIIVFTLSNLPIMVWMLYSGFKDIPPEILEAARMDGATLWQEFRHVLLPLGLGVLASTGLLCLVLSWNEAFWSLNLSSAKAGTLATLIASYSSPEGLFWAKLSAASLMAIAPIIVFGWFSQKQLVQGLTFGAVK; the protein is encoded by the coding sequence ATGAGCCGATCCAAATCCTTCTCCCCCGCGCTGGTCGCGCGCACGCTCATCGCCTGGGCGGTGACGCTGCTGGTGTTCTTCCCGCTGGGCTGGCTGTTCCTGACGGCGTTCAAGACCGAGCTGCAGGCCATCGCGGTGCCGCCGGAGATCTTCTTCACGCCCACGCTGGAGAACTTCCACGAGGTGCAGGACCGCAGCGACTACCTGCTGTACGCCCAGAACTCGCTCATCACCAGCGTGGTGTCCACCCTGCTGGGGCTGGCGATCGCTGCGCCGGCGGCCTACTCGATGGCCTTCTTCCGCAGCCCGAAGACGCGCGACATCCTGATGTGGATGCTCTCCACCAAGATGATGCCGGCCGTGGGCGCGCTGGTGCCGATCTACGTGCTGGCGCAGAAGTCGGCGCTGCTGGACACCCAGCTCGGGCTGATCATCGTCTTCACGCTGAGCAACCTGCCGATCATGGTGTGGATGCTGTATTCGGGCTTCAAGGACATCCCGCCCGAGATCCTGGAGGCCGCGCGCATGGACGGCGCCACGCTGTGGCAGGAGTTCCGCCACGTGCTGCTGCCGCTGGGCCTGGGCGTGCTGGCCTCCACCGGGCTGCTGTGCCTGGTGTTGAGCTGGAACGAGGCCTTCTGGAGCCTGAACCTCAGCAGCGCCAAGGCCGGCACGCTGGCCACGCTGATCGCCAGCTATTCCAGCCCCGAGGGCCTGTTCTGGGCGAAGTTGTCCGCCGCGTCGCTGATGGCCATCGCGCCCATCATCGTGTTCGGCTGGTTCTCGCAGAAGCAACTGGTTCAAGGCCTCACCTTCGGCGCCGTGAAATGA
- a CDS encoding carbohydrate ABC transporter permease has protein sequence MSTPAVRTASRLLPRLLMTPAVATLFLWMIVPLVMTIYFSVIRYNLMQPDQTGFVGLANYEYFVTDPSFTVSVVNTLLLLGSVIVITVLGGIALALLIDEPFPGRGLVRLLLIAPFFVMPTVNALLWKHMMMNPIYGVLAQVWQFFGATPVDWLTDWPLWSVIVMVAWQWLPFATLIFMTALQSLNREQLEAAQMDGANYLQRLRFMVLPHLGRSIAVVIMIEMIFLMSVFAEIFTTTGGGPGDASTNVAFLIFKQALLNFDAGVASAGALFAVVLANIAAVFMIRLVGKNLD, from the coding sequence ATGTCGACCCCAGCTGTACGAACCGCCTCGCGCTTGCTGCCGCGTCTGCTGATGACGCCGGCGGTGGCCACGCTCTTCCTCTGGATGATCGTGCCGCTCGTGATGACGATCTATTTCAGCGTCATCCGCTACAACCTGATGCAGCCCGACCAGACCGGCTTCGTCGGGCTCGCCAACTATGAATACTTCGTCACCGACCCGTCGTTCACGGTGTCGGTGGTCAACACGCTGCTGCTGCTGGGCAGCGTGATCGTGATCACGGTGCTCGGCGGCATCGCGCTGGCGCTGCTGATCGACGAGCCCTTCCCTGGCCGCGGCCTCGTGCGCCTGCTGCTGATCGCGCCCTTCTTTGTCATGCCCACGGTCAACGCGCTGCTGTGGAAGCACATGATGATGAACCCCATCTACGGCGTGCTGGCGCAGGTCTGGCAGTTCTTCGGCGCCACGCCGGTGGACTGGCTGACCGACTGGCCGCTGTGGTCCGTCATCGTGATGGTGGCCTGGCAGTGGCTGCCCTTTGCCACGCTGATCTTCATGACCGCGCTGCAGAGCCTGAACCGCGAGCAGCTGGAGGCCGCGCAGATGGATGGCGCCAACTACCTGCAGCGCCTGCGCTTCATGGTGCTGCCGCACCTGGGCCGCTCGATCGCGGTGGTGATCATGATCGAGATGATCTTCCTGATGAGCGTGTTCGCCGAGATCTTCACCACCACCGGCGGTGGCCCCGGTGACGCGAGCACCAACGTGGCCTTCCTGATCTTCAAGCAGGCGCTGCTGAACTTCGATGCGGGCGTGGCTTCGGCCGGGGCGCTGTTCGCGGTCGTGCTGGCCAACATCGCGGCGGTCTTCATGATCCGCCTCGTGGGCAAGAACCTGGACTGA
- a CDS encoding ABC transporter substrate-binding protein has translation MKSLKLKASLALAFGLAAAGANAATELVVATVNNGHMIEMQKLTKHFEQANPDIKVKWVTLEEGVLRQRVTTDIATKGGQFDVMTIGMYETPIWGKKGWLQELKTDAAYDVDDLLPAMRNGLSVDGKLFAAPFYGESSMLMYRKDLADKVGVTVPERPTWTQIADLAKKIHDPKAGVYGICLRGKPGWGDNMAFLSTLVNTFGGQWFDMSWKPQLESKPWKDAITFYVDLLKNYGPPGSSANSFNEILALTNSGKCGMWIDATIAASFVSDPKQSKVADKMAFAQAPTAVTPKGANWLWAWSLAIPAGSKKVDAAQKFISWATSKDYITLVGKTNGWGTVPTGTRKSTYANADFQKAARFAAAEKLAIDTANPNDSTLPKSPYVGVQFAAIPEFQAIGIAVGQQMSAALAGKTSVDAALKAGQVAADREMKKAGYYK, from the coding sequence ATGAAGTCCCTGAAGCTCAAGGCGTCCCTGGCACTGGCCTTCGGCCTGGCTGCCGCTGGCGCGAATGCGGCCACCGAGCTGGTGGTCGCGACCGTGAACAACGGTCACATGATCGAGATGCAGAAGCTGACCAAGCATTTCGAGCAGGCCAACCCGGACATCAAGGTCAAGTGGGTGACGCTGGAAGAAGGCGTGCTGCGCCAGCGCGTGACCACGGACATCGCCACCAAGGGCGGCCAGTTCGACGTGATGACCATCGGCATGTACGAGACGCCGATCTGGGGCAAGAAGGGCTGGCTGCAGGAGCTCAAGACCGATGCCGCCTATGACGTGGACGACCTGCTGCCCGCCATGCGCAACGGCCTGAGCGTGGACGGCAAGCTGTTTGCCGCGCCGTTCTACGGCGAGAGCTCGATGCTCATGTACCGCAAGGACCTGGCCGACAAGGTGGGCGTGACGGTGCCGGAGCGTCCCACCTGGACGCAGATCGCGGATCTGGCCAAGAAGATCCACGACCCGAAGGCGGGCGTGTACGGCATCTGCCTGCGCGGCAAGCCGGGCTGGGGCGACAACATGGCCTTCCTGTCGACGCTGGTGAACACCTTCGGTGGCCAGTGGTTCGACATGAGCTGGAAGCCTCAGCTGGAGTCCAAGCCCTGGAAGGACGCGATCACCTTCTACGTCGACCTGCTGAAGAACTACGGCCCCCCGGGCTCGTCGGCCAACAGCTTCAACGAGATCCTGGCGCTGACCAACTCGGGCAAGTGCGGCATGTGGATCGACGCCACCATCGCGGCCTCCTTCGTCAGCGACCCGAAGCAGTCCAAGGTGGCTGACAAGATGGCCTTCGCCCAGGCGCCCACCGCCGTCACGCCCAAGGGCGCGAACTGGCTGTGGGCCTGGTCGCTGGCGATTCCCGCCGGTTCCAAGAAGGTCGATGCGGCGCAGAAGTTCATCTCCTGGGCCACCTCGAAGGACTACATCACCCTGGTGGGCAAGACCAACGGCTGGGGCACGGTGCCCACCGGCACGCGCAAGAGCACCTACGCGAACGCCGATTTCCAGAAGGCAGCGCGCTTTGCCGCAGCCGAGAAGCTGGCCATCGACACCGCCAACCCGAACGACTCGACGCTGCCGAAGTCACCGTACGTGGGCGTGCAGTTCGCGGCGATTCCCGAGTTCCAGGCCATCGGCATCGCGGTGGGCCAGCAGATGAGCGCGGCCCTGGCCGGCAAGACCTCGGTCGACGCCGCCCTGAAGGCCGGCCAGGTGGCCGCCGACCGCGAGATGAAGAAGGCCGGCTACTACAAGTGA
- a CDS encoding class I SAM-dependent rRNA methyltransferase, translating to MKTIRLREGKERSLLRGHPWVFQGSVDKGKADPGETVRVEAADGRFLAWASFSPSSMIRVRAWSFDEAERVDADFFARRIRAAVALRSRLGIASNGVRLIHGEADGLPGLIVDRYEDILSAQFLSAGTERWKAVIADALLAETASLGCTRLYERSDSGVRQLEGLEPAKGWLRGEGPTTITLHEHAIKLTVDVEEGHKTGYYLDQRENRALFARLVRQLGCQSVLNCYSYTGGFSVSALAGGATEVISVDSSGPALARASAHVELNGFNPAHHSAMDADVNGSLRQFIKDGRKFDAIVLDPPKFAPSAAHAERASRAYKDINRLAFKLLNPGGLLLTFSCSGGIGAELFHKIVAGAGIDAGVDGYILQRLEAAPDHPTTIRFPEGEYLKGLVVVAR from the coding sequence ATGAAAACGATCCGCTTGCGCGAAGGCAAGGAGCGCTCGCTGCTGCGAGGCCACCCCTGGGTGTTCCAGGGCTCCGTGGACAAGGGCAAAGCCGACCCCGGCGAGACCGTGCGAGTCGAAGCCGCCGACGGCCGCTTCCTGGCCTGGGCCAGCTTCAGCCCCAGCAGCATGATCCGTGTGCGCGCCTGGAGCTTTGACGAGGCCGAGCGCGTCGACGCCGACTTCTTCGCCCGCCGCATCCGCGCCGCGGTGGCGCTACGCTCCCGCCTGGGCATCGCCAGCAACGGCGTGCGCCTGATCCACGGCGAGGCCGACGGCCTGCCCGGCCTGATCGTGGACCGCTACGAGGACATCCTCAGCGCCCAGTTCCTCAGCGCCGGCACCGAGCGCTGGAAGGCAGTGATCGCCGACGCCCTGCTGGCCGAAACGGCTTCGTTGGGCTGCACCCGCCTGTACGAACGCAGCGACTCCGGCGTGCGCCAGCTCGAAGGCCTGGAGCCCGCCAAGGGCTGGCTGCGCGGCGAGGGACCGACCACGATCACCCTGCACGAGCACGCCATCAAGCTCACGGTCGACGTCGAGGAAGGCCACAAGACCGGCTACTACCTCGACCAGCGCGAGAACCGCGCCCTCTTCGCCCGCCTGGTGCGCCAGCTCGGCTGCCAGAGCGTGCTGAACTGCTACAGCTACACGGGCGGATTCAGCGTCAGCGCCCTGGCCGGCGGTGCCACCGAGGTCATCAGCGTCGACTCCTCCGGCCCCGCGCTGGCCCGCGCCAGCGCCCACGTCGAGCTCAACGGCTTCAACCCCGCTCACCACAGCGCGATGGACGCGGACGTGAACGGCAGCCTGCGCCAGTTCATCAAGGACGGCCGCAAATTCGACGCCATCGTCCTCGACCCGCCCAAGTTCGCCCCCAGCGCCGCGCATGCCGAACGCGCCAGCCGCGCCTACAAGGACATCAACCGCCTCGCCTTCAAGCTCCTGAACCCCGGCGGCCTGCTGCTCACCTTCAGCTGCTCAGGCGGCATCGGCGCCGAACTCTTCCACAAGATCGTCGCCGGCGCCGGCATCGACGCCGGCGTGGACGGCTACATCCTGCAGCGCCTGGAAGCCGCGCCGGACCACCCGACGACGATCCGGTTTCCGGAGGGGGAGTATTTGAAGGGGTTGGTGGTGGTGGCGCGGTGA
- a CDS encoding helix-turn-helix domain-containing protein: MSIAEVRTQAGLTQDEVAQRMQTMQSNIALREAGRTTPSTRTQETFACAVGARLKISFELAHTS, from the coding sequence ATGTCCATCGCCGAAGTCCGCACACAGGCCGGATTGACCCAGGATGAAGTGGCTCAGCGCATGCAGACGATGCAGAGCAACATCGCCCTTCGGGAAGCCGGTCGGACCACGCCATCGACCCGCACGCAGGAGACGTTCGCCTGCGCCGTCGGGGCGCGGCTGAAGATCAGCTTCGAGTTGGCACACACGTCCTGA
- a CDS encoding DUF4148 domain-containing protein — protein MFNRQALIAAASLIAALASPLAMAQEGVQNDFGNLQFTKTRADVLAELQQARTDGTINAWTSRYMEPVRTHLTRAEVRTATLVAIRNGEYDALNREGSDGTWKARQPAGRVEVLASAQVR, from the coding sequence ATGTTCAACCGCCAAGCCCTCATCGCCGCCGCCAGCCTGATCGCCGCCCTGGCCAGCCCCCTCGCCATGGCCCAGGAAGGCGTGCAGAACGACTTCGGCAACCTGCAATTCACGAAGACCCGCGCCGATGTCCTCGCCGAACTCCAGCAAGCCCGCACCGACGGCACCATCAACGCCTGGACCTCGCGCTACATGGAGCCGGTGCGCACCCACCTGACCCGCGCCGAAGTGCGCACCGCCACCCTGGTGGCCATCCGCAACGGCGAGTACGACGCCCTGAACCGCGAAGGCTCCGACGGCACCTGGAAGGCCCGCCAGCCCGCCGGCCGCGTCGAAGTGCTGGCCTCCGCACAGGTCCGCTGA
- a CDS encoding LysR family transcriptional regulator yields MDELRAMRVFARVADEGSFAGASRALDLAPAVVTRLVAELEEQLGARLMNRTTRRLALTEVGADYLDRVRQILADIDEAAAMAAADTQEPQGLVRLLMPPAVSVHQLVKHLPRLYARYPRLRLEIDAFGPVEAGNETHDLTIVWSREPLAGDYIARRLARTETILCAAPEYLDRRGRPKHPQDLAEHDAILPPLSELQRGVTFHRGPWGDDDAAGAESVVYVPRRPLLSSGHVDTNYAAALAGLGVTGLPSYVVEDALMEHALERVLPQWRLFSATLWATMPSRKHLPVRTRAVLDFLIEIFGGEDRDPWLAAAGCETCNGN; encoded by the coding sequence ATGGATGAACTGCGTGCGATGCGGGTGTTCGCCCGGGTGGCGGACGAGGGCAGCTTTGCCGGTGCCTCGCGCGCGCTGGACCTGGCGCCGGCGGTGGTGACGCGGCTGGTGGCGGAGCTGGAGGAGCAGCTGGGCGCGCGGCTGATGAACCGCACCACGCGGCGCCTGGCGCTGACCGAGGTGGGCGCAGACTACCTGGACAGGGTGCGGCAGATCCTGGCCGACATCGACGAGGCCGCGGCGATGGCCGCGGCCGACACGCAGGAGCCGCAGGGCCTGGTGCGGCTGCTGATGCCGCCGGCTGTGTCGGTGCACCAGCTGGTCAAGCACCTGCCGCGGCTGTACGCGCGCTACCCGCGGCTGCGCCTGGAGATCGACGCCTTCGGCCCGGTGGAGGCGGGCAACGAGACGCACGACCTCACCATCGTCTGGTCGCGCGAGCCGCTGGCGGGCGACTACATCGCGCGGCGCCTGGCCCGCACCGAGACGATCCTCTGCGCCGCCCCCGAGTACCTGGACCGGCGCGGCCGGCCGAAGCACCCACAGGACCTGGCCGAGCACGACGCCATCCTGCCGCCACTCAGTGAGCTGCAGCGCGGCGTCACCTTCCACCGCGGGCCCTGGGGCGACGACGACGCGGCAGGCGCCGAGTCGGTGGTCTACGTACCGCGCCGGCCGCTGCTGAGTTCCGGCCACGTGGACACCAACTACGCCGCCGCACTGGCCGGGCTGGGCGTGACGGGGCTGCCCTCCTACGTGGTCGAGGATGCGCTGATGGAGCACGCGCTGGAGCGCGTGCTGCCGCAGTGGCGCCTCTTCAGCGCCACGCTCTGGGCGACGATGCCCTCGCGCAAGCACCTGCCGGTGCGCACGCGGGCGGTGCTGGACTTCCTGATCGAGATCTTCGGCGGCGAGGACCGCGACCCCTGGCTGGCCGCGGCCGGCTGCGAGACCTGCAACGGCAACTGA
- a CDS encoding class I SAM-dependent methyltransferase, translating into MPLSPPSLPAMPRKLNLGCGFDKREGFVNADGFAECRPDVLMDMEATPWAFADNAFDLVLMKHVLEHVGADFKVFAAVMRELWRVTAPGGIIEIHVPHYRHDTWWSDPTHVRAFTPLTFRMMSRAQNDEWIAQRANYTMLAYVMGVDFELVQAVQVYDPQWRQRVDQGELTMEQLRVLAQTQWGVVKELHVRLKAVK; encoded by the coding sequence ATGCCACTGTCCCCGCCCTCGCTGCCGGCCATGCCGCGCAAACTCAACCTGGGGTGCGGCTTCGACAAGCGGGAAGGGTTCGTGAACGCCGACGGCTTTGCCGAATGCCGGCCCGATGTGCTGATGGACATGGAGGCGACGCCCTGGGCCTTCGCCGACAACGCCTTCGACCTCGTGCTGATGAAACACGTGCTGGAGCATGTCGGTGCCGACTTCAAGGTGTTTGCCGCGGTGATGCGCGAGCTGTGGCGGGTGACCGCGCCGGGCGGCATCATCGAGATCCACGTTCCGCACTACCGCCACGACACCTGGTGGTCCGACCCGACGCATGTGCGCGCTTTCACGCCGCTGACCTTTCGGATGATGTCGCGCGCCCAGAACGACGAGTGGATCGCGCAGCGGGCCAACTACACGATGCTGGCCTACGTGATGGGCGTGGACTTCGAGCTGGTGCAGGCCGTCCAGGTCTACGACCCGCAGTGGCGCCAGCGCGTCGACCAGGGCGAGCTGACCATGGAGCAGCTCCGGGTGCTGGCGCAAACGCAGTGGGGCGTGGTCAAGGAGCTGCACGTGAGGCTCAAGGCCGTCAAGTGA